In the genome of Bacillus thuringiensis, the window AGTTGATAAGTAATCGATCCTGTTTTAATTACTTAAAAAACCTTCAGACATCAAAAAAAGAAAAGTTACACCCACCTCCTCACTGGAAATTAAACGGTATATTTAGTACACTATATGTAATAATCATAGGCGATGGAGTTCGCCATAAACGCTGCTTAGCTAATGACTCCTACCAGTATACATACTGGTAGGAGTCTATTTTTTTGAGCAAGCTATTTAAAGAGGTGAGAAAATTGATTTATATTATCGTCGGCATTGCCGGTATATTAGGAGCTCTTTCTCGTTATTATTTAGGTCTTAATATCACCACATTTTGGCATCATTCATTTCCATTAGCAACATTAGTCATTAACTTAATCGGTTGCTTCTTCTTAGCGTGGCTAACTACTTATATCGCTCGACTAAACATCTTACCTTCAGAGGTTATCACAGGCATCGGGACTGGATTCATCGGTTCCTTTACGACTTTTTCAACATTTAGTGTAGAAACTGTGCAATTGATCAATCATTCTGAGTGGAGCATAGCCTTCTTATATGTATCATGTAGCATACTTGGTGGCCTCATTATGTCTGGCCTTGGCTATACACTTGGAGATTTCTTAATTAAGAAATCTCTTACGGAAGGTGATTACTCATGATAGAAGCCTTATTAGTCGCAACAGGAGGATTTTTCGGTGCGATTACACGATTTGCAATTAGCAATTGGTTTAAGAAAAGAAATAAAACACAATTTCCAATTGCTACATTCCTTATTAATATAACAGGGGCATTTTTACTCGGATATATAATTGGCAACGGAGTTACTACAGGCTGGCAACTATTATTAGGTACTGGATTTATGGGCGCATTCACGACATTTTCTACGTTTAAATTAGAAGCTGTTCAGCTTCTCGATCTTAAAAAACTGTACATCTTCCTTTTATATTTAAGTGCTACTTACATAATTGGTATCCTCTTCGCATTCCTTGGGATGAAGCTGGGTGGAATATAAAAAAAGCGACTCTATTGAGTCGCTTTCTTTCATAAGAAATATGTCCCGCCATATGGAATGGAAAATAAACCAGCTGGATGTACATCGTAATGTACAATTTGCATCGGAAGTTGTGAATACGGCATATACTGACTTTGCATCATTTGTGCAGCTTGTACTTGCTGCTGCATGTGAATAGCCTGATACACAGCATGAATTGTTCCCTGTGCTCCTGCCCAAGTAATAGCCGACCCTACTTGTCTTCCATTATAAAAATGATAGTTCATCATGATTCATCTCACTTATTCTTTTTCTTCCATATGGTATGTTGCTATTTCATAGTGAGTGCTTTGGCCCCTATTGGTAGCACCTATCTATTGCTCTTTTTCAGTTTTGAAGTAATAAATCCAAATAATAATACACCAATACCACTAAGGAACAATACATAACTTATCGGTACTAGGAAAAAGAAAGGTTCTTCAAGGAATCCATCCGCTCCTACTTTACTGTTTGAAGCATGTATAGTTAAAGAAATAATCGCTAAAATCATTAAAGAAATAGCTACTACGTATTTATTTTTCATTTCACATTCTCCTCTACTCATGTAATTCTCCTTAAATCGTTAACATCATATTATCTAAAATAAAATTAACAGTCAATAATTATTTATCGTTAAACGATAAATAATTATTGACTAAACTAATAACAAAAAAGTTTGCGAAGCATCTTAAATCACTTCGCAAACCTTCTAAATTATAAATATTTACACTTCAAATCTCCTGCTTAATACAATGTACATTGCGCAAAATAGCACGAATATCCCAGCATAAATTAACAAAATCTCTACACTAAACATATCCGACAATGGACCAAATATTATCATTCCTAAAGGAAGCGCGCATGAATTCGCAATTTGTACAAGGCTGAACATCCGTCCGTGCATCGATGGTTCTACTTTCTCCTGCAATAACACAGTAACTGGTGTATTGAAGCACGGCATTGTTATACCAATTAAAAAATTAAATACTAAATACATAATAAATATCGGTGCTATTCCGAGTCCAATCATAAGCAGTCCATATAATGCACAAGCTAGCGCTGTTGTATACATACGATTACGAAAGCCACCCCACGCCGCAATCAATACACCACCAGCTGCCGCACCCGCACTAAAGGTCATCTCACTAGCAGTAAGTCTCCACATTTCGGCCCCGAAAGAACGAGTTACCATTAAAGGTGTTAAAAAAGCAGCTGGACTTATTAAAATCATGACGATAATTAATAAAACGATTAGCCTTTTAATAAATACATTTTCTTTTAAATAAGAGAACCCTTCTTTAATTCCTTGTAAATTAGATTTTTGCTTACTCTCTACATTCACATGTCCTTCCACCTGAATGATAAACATAATACTAATTCCAATCATAGCCGTAATAACATCAATAAAAAGTGTTGTTTCAATGCTGGCAATAGAAAGAATCGTCGCACTTGCTGCTGGAGAAAGAAACATAATTAAAGATGTAATACTGCTATTTATTCCATTTACTTTCATAAGATACTCTTTCGGAACAATTTGCGGAATTAATGCATTTACAGCTGGCGTTTGTACTCCTGTTCCAGCTGAACGAATGAGTAACACAATAAAAAGTAACCAAATACTTTTATATCCTGTTAAAAATAAAATTGCTAAAACTAACGTCGCAATCGCTATAATCCCATCCGATAACATAATCATCTTTTTACGGTCATAACGATCAATCCAAACACCTGCAAACAAAGATATCGCAATTTGTGGTAGGAAACCGCAAACAGTTGAAATAGTCAACATCACTCCTGATGATGTTGTAAGGGTGATATACCATATAATCGCGTATTGCACGAGAGAGGAACCGAACAACGAAATAGTTTGAGCGGTCAAAAATAATATAATTTTCGTTTTCCAATTGTTTTCACTCATATGTTTCACACCCCCTTAACTAATCCTGTCTCTATATCAAAGATGCTATCTGCCCAATCAAGATAAAAACTCGCTTCGTGAGATACGAGTATAATGCTGCCCTTAAACTGAATTAGCGCCTTTTGCAAAGCTTCCTTCGCTTCTGCATCTAAATGATTTGTCGGCTCATCTAAAATTAAGAAGTTACAAGGTGATAGTAATAATCCGCACAGTTTCACCTTCGATTGTTCACCACCACTTAACGTACGAATTTCTTGCGAGACGTGCGTATCCTTCACACCACACGCAGCTAAATGATGGCGTATTTCCTTCATATTCAGTTTAGGAAACTGCCCTGAAATAATTTGAAGCGGCGTTAAAGAATCATTGCTCCAATTTAAATCTTGCTCATAATATCCAATCTTTAGTTGCTCTGAAAAGTGAAACTCTCCAGAAATACTAGCAATATTTCCAACGATTGTTTTTAATAAAGTAGATTTCCCTACTCCATTGAAACCTGTAATAACAAGTTTTTGCCCACCCATTACTGAAAAATTCAACTTTGGTAAGAGAGCGAAGTCGTAACCAACTTCAAGGTTATTTACTTCAAAAACTGTCTGAACTGAAATGGGAAGTCCCTGAAAATGAATAGACGGTTTATGAGTAAAACTTGGTGGCGCAATTCTTTCCATACGCTCCAATTGTTTTCGACGACCTTGCGCTATTTTTGAATTCACCCCAGCAATATTTCTACGGATATACTCTTCCGTTTTTTCAATTTTCTTTTGCTGTGCATAATATTGGCGAATGTAATCTTTTCGCAAATGCTCCTTCTGCCTTACAAAATCTGAGTATTTACCGTAATACTTCTTAACTGTTCCGAACTCTACATCACATATGCAAGAAGTTACTTTTTCCAGAAAATCAAAATCATGTGACACTACAATAAACGCTCCTTCGAACTTCATTAAATAGTTAGCAAGCCACTCCACATGCTCCTTATCAAGAAAATTCGTCGGTTCATCTAGTAATAAAATATTAGGCTCTTCTAATAAGAGCTTCGCTAAAATTACCTTTGCACGCTGCCCTCCGCTTAATTCACCAATAACACGATCCATCCCAATTGCATCAATACCTAAACCGGCTGCCACCTTATTCGTAATACTGTCTACTGAATAAAAATCACGAGCCTCAAGCTGCTCTTGCATTTCAGCCGCTTTTAGTAGTTGATTCTCATCTCCAGTCATTGCACTTTCTTCATATAACTTGTTCATTCTCTTTTCCATTTCATACAAATCATAAAAAGCTCTCTTTAAATATTGTGAAATGGTATAACCCTCATCAATGTCAGCGTATTGATCAAGATGCCCAATTTGAATATTAGGTTGCCACTTTATGTCTCCCTTATCAGAAATAATTTCCCCCACCAATATTTTCATTAATGTGCTTTTTCCTGCACCATTCTGTCCAACAATCCCCATATGCTCCCCTTTATGCAAATCAAAAGAAGCATTCTCGTATAATACTTTATCTATAAAACTATGTGATAAACTTTCAACTTTAAGTAAACTCATTTTTATTCCTCTTTTCCTGAAATTAAAAAAAGCAGA includes:
- the crcB gene encoding fluoride efflux transporter CrcB, yielding MIYIIVGIAGILGALSRYYLGLNITTFWHHSFPLATLVINLIGCFFLAWLTTYIARLNILPSEVITGIGTGFIGSFTTFSTFSVETVQLINHSEWSIAFLYVSCSILGGLIMSGLGYTLGDFLIKKSLTEGDYS
- the crcB gene encoding fluoride efflux transporter CrcB, with amino-acid sequence MIEALLVATGGFFGAITRFAISNWFKKRNKTQFPIATFLINITGAFLLGYIIGNGVTTGWQLLLGTGFMGAFTTFSTFKLEAVQLLDLKKLYIFLLYLSATYIIGILFAFLGMKLGGI
- a CDS encoding DUF3955 domain-containing protein, with protein sequence MSRGECEMKNKYVVAISLMILAIISLTIHASNSKVGADGFLEEPFFFLVPISYVLFLSGIGVLLFGFITSKLKKSNR
- a CDS encoding MFS transporter, which produces MSENNWKTKIILFLTAQTISLFGSSLVQYAIIWYITLTTSSGVMLTISTVCGFLPQIAISLFAGVWIDRYDRKKMIMLSDGIIAIATLVLAILFLTGYKSIWLLFIVLLIRSAGTGVQTPAVNALIPQIVPKEYLMKVNGINSSITSLIMFLSPAASATILSIASIETTLFIDVITAMIGISIMFIIQVEGHVNVESKQKSNLQGIKEGFSYLKENVFIKRLIVLLIIVMILISPAAFLTPLMVTRSFGAEMWRLTASEMTFSAGAAAGGVLIAAWGGFRNRMYTTALACALYGLLMIGLGIAPIFIMYLVFNFLIGITMPCFNTPVTVLLQEKVEPSMHGRMFSLVQIANSCALPLGMIIFGPLSDMFSVEILLIYAGIFVLFCAMYIVLSRRFEV
- a CDS encoding ABC-F family ATP-binding cassette domain-containing protein, whose product is MSLLKVESLSHSFIDKVLYENASFDLHKGEHMGIVGQNGAGKSTLMKILVGEIISDKGDIKWQPNIQIGHLDQYADIDEGYTISQYLKRAFYDLYEMEKRMNKLYEESAMTGDENQLLKAAEMQEQLEARDFYSVDSITNKVAAGLGIDAIGMDRVIGELSGGQRAKVILAKLLLEEPNILLLDEPTNFLDKEHVEWLANYLMKFEGAFIVVSHDFDFLEKVTSCICDVEFGTVKKYYGKYSDFVRQKEHLRKDYIRQYYAQQKKIEKTEEYIRRNIAGVNSKIAQGRRKQLERMERIAPPSFTHKPSIHFQGLPISVQTVFEVNNLEVGYDFALLPKLNFSVMGGQKLVITGFNGVGKSTLLKTIVGNIASISGEFHFSEQLKIGYYEQDLNWSNDSLTPLQIISGQFPKLNMKEIRHHLAACGVKDTHVSQEIRTLSGGEQSKVKLCGLLLSPCNFLILDEPTNHLDAEAKEALQKALIQFKGSIILVSHEASFYLDWADSIFDIETGLVKGV
- a CDS encoding DUF3947 family protein → MMNYHFYNGRQVGSAITWAGAQGTIHAVYQAIHMQQQVQAAQMMQSQYMPYSQLPMQIVHYDVHPAGLFSIPYGGTYFL